From the genome of Marixanthomonas ophiurae, one region includes:
- a CDS encoding FtsX-like permease family protein codes for MFKNYFKIAWRNLQKNKLQSSINLLGLTVGTVCCLSILTYVIAQFGYDKQFEDASSIYRLKTVIDENDNGNPSAGTSPPIAFAMKEDFPEVAEVCRLVYFGEGNEGLLRVTNSDEAYYEPRGYLADSTFFKLFDYPFIEGKAEGALNRPNSIVLSETLSKKLFGNKKALNKTLTLGSGEEQQTLTIKGVFKDDFGKTHLNPNYILTMNSGGTGERVMEIENFATQNFVLSYIKLKSGANPRHLESKLSGFLQKHGAKDLAAVGFSKSLYLQKISDIHLYSKGIRNQIGTISDINYIYTLLILALFIQLVACINFINLSTARANKRAKEIGVRKAIGADKGTLVRQFLGESVLLSLFSSVISLPLTALALPFVNTLTEGGISYSALFDWKILAALLTLGTLTGIIAGLYPAIILSGIKPVKVLKGSINLNLGSGNLRKTLVVFQFVVSIGLISSVIIITQQVKHSQKMDMGYNQDNLIAVRLGTQQASESFQAIQSKFKTVNGVSEVSGSNHYPSEFILGDLGLTLPGGNPADQTLVHYDGVSPNYLKTVGTSLLTGRTLRTNDSIQVLVNKATIDAFNIPLDKAVGSKLIQTYEGEVDEFEIVGVTDNYHFASLKEEVAPMLLFNEIWPGWIILKAETQEYEALLSNLEGSWKTMNPNTPFVYTFVDKEVEKLYAEEKRLGKISVVFTSLAILISCLGLFGLISFVAEQKKKEIGIRKVLGASVQNVVRLLTKDFLKLVGIAFVIASPLAYYVMQKWLQDFPYRITIEWWVFIIAGGFAVTLTLLTVGFQAIKAAIANPVKSLRTE; via the coding sequence ATGTTTAAGAATTATTTTAAAATCGCGTGGCGGAATCTCCAAAAGAACAAACTACAGTCTAGTATTAACCTGTTGGGTTTAACCGTTGGAACGGTCTGCTGTTTGAGTATTCTTACCTATGTAATCGCACAATTTGGATATGACAAGCAGTTTGAGGATGCATCGTCGATTTATAGATTGAAAACCGTCATTGATGAAAATGACAATGGAAACCCTTCGGCCGGCACTTCCCCACCCATTGCTTTTGCAATGAAAGAAGACTTTCCTGAAGTGGCTGAAGTATGTCGATTGGTTTATTTTGGCGAAGGAAATGAAGGCCTTTTAAGAGTTACAAATAGCGACGAAGCATATTATGAACCTCGGGGTTATTTAGCAGATTCCACATTCTTTAAATTATTTGACTACCCTTTTATTGAAGGGAAAGCTGAAGGAGCTTTAAACAGACCAAACTCCATTGTTCTGTCAGAAACATTGTCAAAAAAACTATTCGGCAATAAAAAAGCACTAAACAAAACATTAACCCTTGGGAGCGGTGAAGAACAACAAACACTCACTATAAAAGGAGTATTTAAAGATGATTTTGGCAAAACACATTTAAACCCCAATTATATTTTGACCATGAACTCTGGCGGAACCGGAGAACGTGTGATGGAAATCGAAAACTTTGCCACACAAAATTTCGTATTAAGTTACATAAAATTGAAATCAGGCGCTAACCCAAGACACTTGGAGTCTAAACTTTCCGGGTTTTTACAGAAGCATGGCGCAAAGGATTTGGCCGCAGTAGGCTTCAGTAAATCGTTATATCTACAAAAGATTTCGGACATTCATTTATATTCAAAAGGAATTCGAAACCAAATCGGTACCATTTCAGATATCAACTACATCTATACGCTCCTTATTTTGGCATTGTTCATTCAACTGGTGGCGTGCATTAATTTCATAAACCTTAGTACGGCAAGGGCCAACAAACGGGCCAAGGAAATTGGGGTGCGAAAAGCAATTGGTGCCGATAAAGGAACTCTCGTCCGTCAATTTTTGGGAGAATCTGTACTGCTTTCCCTTTTTTCTTCGGTAATAAGCTTGCCTTTGACAGCGTTGGCATTACCGTTTGTAAATACATTAACCGAAGGCGGTATCAGTTATTCGGCTTTATTTGATTGGAAAATTTTAGCTGCACTTTTAACATTGGGAACCCTTACAGGAATTATTGCAGGTCTGTATCCGGCAATTATTCTTTCAGGGATTAAACCAGTTAAGGTTTTAAAAGGATCGATAAACTTGAATTTGGGTAGTGGAAATTTACGTAAAACATTGGTCGTATTTCAATTTGTGGTTTCCATTGGGTTGATTTCTTCCGTTATCATCATTACCCAACAGGTAAAGCATTCCCAAAAAATGGATATGGGGTATAATCAAGACAACCTCATTGCTGTACGATTAGGGACGCAACAAGCCTCAGAAAGTTTCCAAGCTATTCAATCAAAGTTCAAAACAGTTAATGGCGTGTCTGAAGTGTCAGGAAGCAATCACTATCCTTCAGAGTTTATTTTAGGCGACTTAGGGTTAACACTTCCAGGTGGAAATCCGGCCGATCAAACTTTAGTGCATTACGATGGGGTTAGCCCCAACTACCTTAAAACCGTTGGGACTTCTTTACTTACAGGACGTACGCTCCGTACTAATGATAGCATTCAGGTTCTGGTAAATAAAGCCACTATTGATGCCTTTAATATTCCGCTGGATAAAGCGGTTGGATCCAAACTGATACAAACCTACGAAGGGGAGGTTGATGAGTTTGAAATTGTAGGGGTTACCGATAATTATCATTTTGCTTCCCTAAAGGAAGAAGTAGCTCCCATGTTACTTTTTAATGAAATATGGCCAGGCTGGATTATTTTAAAAGCTGAAACACAAGAATACGAAGCTCTTTTAAGTAATCTTGAAGGGTCTTGGAAAACCATGAACCCTAATACCCCATTTGTTTACACATTCGTAGACAAGGAAGTCGAAAAATTATATGCTGAAGAAAAGCGTCTAGGTAAAATTTCGGTTGTCTTTACATCTTTGGCAATCTTGATAAGTTGTTTGGGGTTATTTGGCCTTATCTCGTTTGTAGCTGAACAAAAGAAAAAAGAAATAGGCATACGAAAAGTGCTTGGAGCTAGCGTACAAAATGTTGTCCGTCTGTTGACCAAAGATTTTTTAAAACTGGTAGGTATCGCTTTTGTAATAGCATCGCCCCTTGCTTATTACGTTATGCAAAAATGGTTGCAAGATTTCCCATACCGAATAACAATTGAATGGTGGGTTTTTATAATCGCAGGTGGTTTTGCAGTAACGCTAACACTTTTAACAGTAGGCTTCCAAGCTATTAAAGCAGCAATAGCGAACCCAGTAAAAAGTTTGAGAACAGAATGA
- a CDS encoding FtsX-like permease family protein has translation MIRNYFKIAWRSLLRNKLTTGLSLFGLVLGVACFLLLATYILNELRYDHFHEKADRIVFANFNYQSPSDVTAEHTQLTPTALVPVAQREFSEVEEAVRVYKYNNRKVVVENQKFDEKKMAIADASLFNIFSFTFIEGNPANALEEPDNLVLTRSTAKKYFGDEKALGRIVTINDKSKKVSGVIEDIPSYSTLKFDLVGSYNSSEKSKTESWSSANDWSFLLLKDAEQTAGVQKKLNQYIETLFHDDFPSGYKIWVGLDPLKRVHLHSQVSSGNALTYLYIFSGIAILLLLIACINFANLMTARSSERMKEIGIRKTLGAGRSNLMVQFLAESAIVTGISLSIGIVFAYLLLPAFSQFVAAEIDINTWNLTYFISAISLLFFVITVIAGAWPAFVLSKFRPVSALKGNKMPLGSTKTMRKSLVVFQFAVSIAFIMTTLVAKKQLYFIQHTDTGLDRSSIVMLDASTIKPDQLASFKTELLQNSAISAVTASYGSPVDIRGGYSINVAGETSVQDMSITAIPVEKDFISALGIKILSGTDFTAADEKQVKLEPEEERQYAFMLNEKAIKNIGLTNETAIGKAANINGRQGVIKAVLEDFNFTSLHKDIGPVAVFTEYDWFGNILIKTSGKNTAVAISQIENTWKSMFPDKTVEPEFLDDAYAALYKSEQRTTTILNIFSAITILVSCLGLFGLALFTATQRKKEIGIRKVLGASVMQVITILSLDFLKLVIIAVFIAAPVAWYAMNIWLQDFAFKINMPYGLFLLAGTIGLFIALITVSFQAIKAAIANPVKSLHTE, from the coding sequence ATGATCAGGAATTATTTTAAAATAGCGTGGAGAAGTTTACTAAGAAACAAACTTACAACCGGCCTCAGCCTATTTGGGCTCGTTTTAGGCGTGGCTTGCTTTCTTCTATTGGCCACCTACATTTTGAATGAACTACGCTACGACCATTTCCACGAAAAAGCAGACCGTATAGTTTTTGCAAACTTCAACTACCAATCCCCGTCTGACGTTACTGCGGAACACACTCAATTAACCCCTACCGCTTTGGTGCCTGTTGCCCAACGTGAATTTTCTGAGGTGGAAGAGGCCGTCAGGGTTTATAAATACAATAACCGAAAAGTAGTTGTTGAAAATCAAAAATTCGATGAGAAAAAGATGGCCATCGCAGATGCATCCCTCTTTAATATTTTCAGTTTTACATTTATCGAAGGTAATCCCGCGAATGCTTTAGAAGAGCCTGATAATTTGGTTCTTACAAGATCTACGGCAAAAAAATACTTTGGTGATGAAAAAGCGTTGGGACGGATTGTAACCATTAATGATAAAAGCAAGAAGGTAAGCGGTGTTATTGAGGATATTCCTTCTTACTCTACCCTTAAATTTGATTTAGTAGGATCTTACAATTCCAGTGAAAAGTCTAAAACCGAATCTTGGAGCTCTGCCAATGATTGGTCTTTTTTATTGCTCAAAGATGCTGAACAAACTGCTGGCGTACAGAAAAAACTGAACCAATATATAGAAACCCTTTTTCATGATGATTTTCCATCCGGTTACAAAATCTGGGTGGGGCTTGACCCGCTTAAACGTGTTCACTTACATTCGCAGGTTAGTTCAGGCAACGCTTTGACCTATCTCTATATCTTTAGCGGAATAGCAATATTGTTGCTACTTATTGCGTGTATTAATTTTGCTAACCTCATGACTGCCAGATCTTCGGAACGTATGAAGGAAATTGGCATACGCAAAACACTTGGTGCCGGTCGTTCTAACCTAATGGTTCAATTTTTAGCAGAGTCTGCAATTGTAACAGGTATTTCGCTTTCAATAGGTATTGTGTTTGCCTACTTGCTTTTACCAGCATTTAGCCAGTTTGTTGCGGCCGAGATTGATATCAACACTTGGAATTTAACTTATTTTATCAGTGCAATAAGCCTACTCTTTTTTGTTATTACAGTTATCGCCGGTGCTTGGCCTGCATTTGTCCTCTCTAAGTTCAGGCCCGTATCTGCACTTAAAGGCAACAAAATGCCTCTGGGAAGCACTAAGACAATGCGGAAGTCTCTGGTCGTGTTTCAATTTGCCGTATCTATTGCTTTTATTATGACAACTTTAGTAGCCAAAAAACAACTTTATTTTATTCAGCATACAGATACTGGTTTAGACCGATCTAGCATTGTAATGCTCGATGCCTCAACCATAAAACCAGATCAACTGGCTTCCTTTAAAACAGAGTTGCTACAAAATAGTGCAATAAGTGCAGTGACCGCTTCTTACGGTTCCCCCGTAGATATAAGGGGTGGATATTCTATAAACGTGGCAGGAGAAACGAGCGTACAAGATATGTCTATCACCGCCATTCCTGTTGAAAAGGACTTTATATCCGCCTTGGGAATCAAAATTTTAAGTGGCACCGATTTTACGGCTGCAGATGAGAAACAGGTTAAATTAGAGCCAGAAGAAGAGCGTCAGTATGCTTTTATGCTGAATGAAAAAGCAATAAAAAATATAGGACTTACAAATGAAACAGCCATAGGTAAAGCTGCAAATATCAATGGAAGACAAGGGGTGATAAAAGCGGTATTGGAGGATTTTAATTTCACCTCTCTGCACAAAGACATTGGTCCTGTAGCTGTTTTTACAGAATACGATTGGTTTGGGAATATCCTGATTAAAACTTCAGGTAAAAACACGGCTGTAGCCATCTCGCAGATTGAAAATACTTGGAAATCTATGTTTCCAGATAAAACCGTTGAACCTGAGTTTTTAGACGATGCCTATGCTGCTCTGTACAAATCTGAACAACGTACGACCACAATTTTGAATATTTTTTCGGCTATTACAATACTTGTATCGTGTTTAGGCCTTTTTGGGCTTGCGCTTTTTACCGCGACACAACGAAAAAAGGAAATCGGCATTCGTAAAGTTCTTGGTGCTTCAGTGATGCAGGTAATCACAATACTTTCACTCGATTTTTTAAAACTGGTGATAATAGCGGTATTCATTGCAGCTCCAGTTGCCTGGTATGCTATGAACATTTGGTTACAGGACTTTGCTTTTAAAATTAATATGCCCTACGGCTTATTCTTGCTTGCTGGAACAATAGGATTATTTATTGCTTTGATTACAGTCAGTTTCCAAGCCATTAAAGCCGCAATCGCAAACCCAGTAAAAAGTTTACACACGGAATGA
- a CDS encoding ABC transporter permease gives MIRNYFKIAWRNIRANKLFTALNIAGLAIGLCVCILLFAFVNTELNFDRMYSNSEDIYRVNMETSEEYDFETWATMPNAVGPAIAQDIPQVNKMTRLIKDDFGATASLKIDEKNFNENGLYLADSTLFKMFDFHFIKGNRQQAFSQPKSIVLSQSTKERLFGNKDAMGKIISVNNRDSLQVSGIYKDLPKNSVIDCNLVYNIMDSWMGTNVYWSNASYETYVQLRPNADVAEVQNQASKLIDKYVDKEGQYFTKFLFQPLTKIHLYSSDIREGYSSRLGSISTIKSLLFLSILVLLIACINYMNLSTANSQKRSKGIEMNKILGANRRQMFSLFYMETGILVFISILVGYGISFSALPLFRNITGNELTYTELLSPEILLSLLVIWSLVTLIAGSYPALSMSSISPLSLVNTSKKKQSVTDFVRKGLVVFQFAASIILIIAVTIIFQQMDFIKNKKLGYNPNGVVALSVKSAESYQQVQQAINDLKRQTNVESVSAVQSIPGDNESGRSVRKLSTDATGMPISSCRTDGSVVETMQLNLLAGNSLPESIVKGDSIVYTLINEKISQYLGFKTPEEAIGKYINTELGDKSIVTGVVENFNYNSLKEDVGGYMYYKSNNAPESIRTLLVRYKTSNLSEFMGQLQKNFTNNLPNTAFDYQFLDTHVASLYTSEEKTAETATAFSLLAIFIACLGLFGLAAFTAEARTKEIGIRKVLGASISGVTGLLTKDFLKLVLIAFVIAAPVAYWLMNKWLLDFAYRTEINWWVFAVAGILAVCIALITVSFQAIKAAIANPVKSLRTE, from the coding sequence ATGATTAGAAACTATTTTAAAATAGCATGGCGCAACATACGCGCCAATAAACTTTTCACAGCGCTTAACATAGCCGGCTTAGCTATTGGTTTATGTGTTTGTATTCTCCTATTCGCCTTTGTGAATACAGAACTTAATTTTGATAGGATGTATTCAAATTCAGAAGATATTTATAGAGTGAATATGGAAACCTCTGAAGAATACGATTTTGAAACTTGGGCTACTATGCCCAATGCAGTAGGGCCAGCTATTGCACAAGATATTCCACAAGTAAATAAAATGACGCGGCTTATTAAAGATGATTTTGGCGCAACCGCTTCTTTAAAAATAGACGAAAAGAATTTTAATGAGAATGGTTTATATTTAGCAGATTCTACGCTTTTTAAAATGTTTGATTTCCATTTTATTAAAGGTAATAGGCAACAGGCTTTTTCACAACCAAAATCTATCGTGCTTTCACAATCCACAAAAGAACGTTTGTTTGGTAACAAGGACGCTATGGGTAAAATTATTTCAGTAAATAACAGGGACAGCCTTCAGGTTTCAGGTATTTATAAGGATCTACCCAAAAACAGTGTGATAGACTGTAATTTAGTCTATAATATTATGGATTCGTGGATGGGCACTAATGTGTATTGGAGCAATGCCAGTTATGAAACCTACGTTCAGCTTAGACCAAATGCAGATGTTGCCGAAGTTCAAAACCAAGCCAGCAAATTAATCGATAAATATGTTGATAAAGAAGGGCAGTATTTTACCAAATTTCTTTTTCAGCCCTTAACAAAAATACACCTGTATTCTTCAGATATAAGAGAAGGATATTCGTCTCGCCTGGGAAGTATCAGCACTATAAAAAGCTTGTTGTTCCTTTCGATTTTGGTGTTATTGATTGCCTGTATCAACTACATGAACCTTTCGACTGCCAATTCTCAAAAACGATCCAAAGGAATTGAAATGAATAAAATCCTGGGGGCAAACCGAAGGCAAATGTTTTCCCTTTTTTATATGGAAACTGGTATTCTGGTTTTCATTTCCATACTTGTTGGGTACGGAATTTCTTTTTCGGCGCTTCCCTTATTTCGAAATATCACTGGAAATGAACTCACTTATACCGAATTACTATCTCCTGAAATCCTACTGAGTCTTCTTGTAATTTGGTCTTTAGTCACACTAATAGCAGGAAGCTATCCGGCGCTTTCCATGTCAAGTATTTCTCCTTTGTCTTTGGTAAACACATCAAAGAAAAAACAGTCTGTAACCGATTTTGTACGGAAGGGGCTTGTAGTATTTCAATTCGCTGCTTCCATTATTTTAATTATTGCCGTTACCATCATATTTCAGCAAATGGATTTTATTAAAAACAAAAAGCTAGGCTATAACCCCAATGGTGTTGTTGCTCTTTCTGTAAAATCTGCTGAAAGCTATCAACAAGTTCAGCAAGCTATCAACGATCTAAAACGACAAACGAATGTTGAAAGTGTTTCCGCGGTACAATCCATACCAGGTGACAATGAAAGTGGTCGATCTGTTCGAAAATTGAGTACCGATGCAACCGGAATGCCAATAAGCAGTTGCCGTACGGATGGCTCTGTTGTAGAAACTATGCAGCTTAACTTATTGGCAGGTAATTCGCTGCCTGAAAGCATTGTCAAGGGCGACTCTATCGTGTATACATTGATAAATGAAAAAATTTCTCAATATCTAGGCTTTAAAACACCCGAAGAAGCTATCGGAAAATATATTAATACCGAGTTAGGTGATAAATCTATTGTTACTGGGGTAGTGGAAAATTTCAATTATAATTCTTTGAAAGAAGATGTTGGCGGATATATGTATTACAAATCCAATAATGCTCCAGAATCTATACGCACGCTATTAGTTAGATATAAAACATCGAACCTTTCAGAGTTTATGGGACAACTACAAAAAAACTTTACCAATAATTTACCAAATACCGCTTTTGACTATCAATTTTTAGACACTCACGTTGCAAGTTTATATACTTCGGAAGAAAAAACAGCAGAAACAGCAACCGCTTTTTCTCTATTAGCCATTTTTATTGCTTGCCTAGGTTTATTCGGTTTAGCCGCATTTACAGCTGAAGCGCGCACTAAAGAAATTGGTATTCGTAAGGTTTTAGGAGCCAGTATTTCTGGGGTAACTGGCTTATTGACGAAGGATTTCTTAAAGTTGGTGTTAATTGCCTTTGTAATTGCAGCTCCAGTTGCCTATTGGTTAATGAACAAATGGTTACTTGATTTCGCCTATCGTACAGAAATTAATTGGTGGGTATTTGCGGTTGCAGGGATCCTTGCAGTTTGCATTGCTCTAATAACCGTAAGTTTCCAAGCCATAAAAGCAGCCATTGCAAACCCGGTAAAAAGTTTACGAACGGAATAA
- a CDS encoding ABC transporter permease, with amino-acid sequence MFRNYFKIALRNLWKDRTFTVLNIIGLTTAFGIAFLLSTYALFELSYDKFHENKGSIYQIYTTSQTPKGPESSDANPIPFAAALKSEVPGVKKITRYATGGPLLTYKNKTLSIGSSWADPEFFEIFSFPILEGNKKNPIERSTVALTEESAKKIFGSEKAIGKTISIKRDGKETPVTVSAILKDFPEASSLRFGAIFNFMDLPDSFYKSKKDRWDAHNHPVYLQLAEGISPKKFEKSTQEFSTLHFTDDITNAKRDGAKPNTEGQYRQIHLLPFEDVSFADLNAAEVKVSKTLQYVILGIALLILFIASINFINMSIAKGSQRLREIGMRKTLGAGKTQLFFQFWGESILIFSIAVILGALLAFSLQNTFQTLFRTSASFELVATPTIIIGLIISLLLITLIAGGYPAFLMSKLGTLHALKGKLETSGRNRVRNALIVVQFGIAILLISSTLVLREQLNYMRNKDLGFNKEQVIAFPLKTKKNRKQLLQLMRDELSRKPNILSVTASNNILGLGKDGSTSTSVMGFEYKGREVKTNLLFVDYDYPQTLDMSLLQGRSFKREYAADSLSVVINEAMVKEFGEKDPLNIRFVINDSLQFSVIGVVKDYNFQSMNKSIEPMSFFMNSKKPMYHAYVKVAPDNLSQSFNTVKAAWDKVEPDTEFLGSFLDENIERTLAKERTMTTMISSGSILAIILSCIGLFAISLLVVSQRQKEIGIRKVVGANVSTIALLLTKDFLKLVGIAFIIATPIAWYATSQWLQDYVYRINLTIWIFLAAGAIALIIAMLTISFRTIQAALKNPVESLKTE; translated from the coding sequence ATGTTTAGGAATTATTTTAAAATCGCCTTACGGAACCTTTGGAAAGATAGAACTTTCACGGTTCTAAATATTATTGGCTTAACAACAGCCTTTGGAATTGCTTTTTTATTAAGCACATATGCTTTATTTGAATTATCATACGATAAATTCCACGAAAATAAAGGCTCCATTTATCAAATATATACTACCTCTCAGACCCCAAAAGGGCCAGAATCTAGTGACGCTAATCCTATTCCTTTTGCAGCTGCCTTAAAAAGTGAAGTTCCCGGTGTAAAAAAAATAACGCGTTATGCAACTGGTGGACCACTTCTTACCTATAAAAATAAAACCCTAAGCATAGGTTCTTCTTGGGCAGATCCAGAATTTTTTGAAATTTTTTCCTTTCCTATTTTAGAGGGTAATAAAAAGAATCCAATAGAAAGATCAACAGTTGCTCTAACAGAAGAATCAGCAAAGAAAATATTTGGTAGCGAAAAGGCCATCGGCAAAACCATTAGTATAAAACGTGATGGTAAAGAAACGCCTGTAACGGTATCAGCAATTTTAAAAGACTTTCCTGAAGCAAGTTCTTTACGTTTTGGAGCGATTTTTAATTTTATGGATTTACCTGATTCATTCTACAAAAGCAAAAAGGATCGTTGGGACGCACATAATCATCCTGTTTATTTACAATTAGCAGAGGGTATTTCTCCCAAAAAATTTGAAAAATCTACGCAAGAATTTTCAACGCTTCATTTTACAGATGATATAACAAATGCTAAACGAGATGGTGCGAAACCAAATACTGAAGGCCAATACAGACAGATACACCTTTTGCCATTTGAGGATGTTAGTTTTGCAGATTTAAACGCCGCTGAGGTAAAAGTTAGTAAAACGCTACAATATGTGATATTGGGTATAGCGCTTCTCATCTTATTTATTGCAAGCATCAATTTTATAAATATGAGCATTGCTAAAGGCTCACAAAGACTTCGTGAAATCGGGATGCGCAAAACTTTAGGAGCCGGAAAAACGCAACTGTTCTTCCAATTTTGGGGAGAAAGCATCTTAATTTTTAGTATCGCGGTAATTTTGGGAGCATTATTGGCTTTTTCATTACAAAATACTTTTCAAACTTTATTTCGCACTAGTGCATCATTTGAGTTAGTAGCAACACCAACAATTATAATTGGTCTAATTATATCCTTATTACTTATAACACTTATTGCTGGTGGATATCCTGCTTTTTTAATGAGTAAACTAGGCACTCTCCATGCACTGAAAGGAAAACTGGAGACTTCGGGCAGAAACCGAGTGCGCAATGCACTTATTGTAGTGCAGTTTGGTATTGCCATTTTACTTATAAGTAGCACGTTAGTATTGCGAGAACAATTGAATTACATGAGAAATAAAGATCTCGGGTTTAATAAAGAACAAGTAATCGCATTTCCATTAAAAACTAAAAAGAACCGTAAGCAGTTGTTGCAATTGATGCGAGATGAACTTTCAAGGAAACCTAATATTTTGAGTGTTACAGCTTCAAACAATATTTTAGGTCTTGGAAAAGACGGTAGTACTTCTACAAGTGTTATGGGTTTTGAATATAAAGGCCGTGAAGTAAAAACAAACCTGCTTTTTGTGGATTATGATTATCCACAAACATTAGATATGTCACTGTTGCAGGGAAGATCCTTTAAAAGAGAATATGCAGCAGACAGTCTTTCGGTAGTCATAAATGAGGCGATGGTAAAAGAATTTGGAGAAAAGGACCCCTTAAACATTCGGTTTGTTATAAATGATTCTCTTCAGTTTTCTGTGATAGGGGTGGTCAAAGATTATAATTTTCAAAGTATGAATAAGTCTATTGAGCCAATGAGCTTTTTTATGAATTCAAAAAAACCAATGTATCACGCTTATGTTAAGGTTGCGCCAGATAATTTATCCCAATCGTTTAATACTGTAAAAGCAGCTTGGGATAAGGTTGAGCCAGATACAGAGTTTTTAGGCTCCTTTTTAGATGAAAATATAGAAAGGACCTTAGCAAAGGAGCGGACCATGACAACGATGATTTCTAGTGGTTCTATCTTGGCAATAATTTTAAGTTGCATAGGTCTCTTTGCTATTTCATTACTGGTTGTTTCGCAAAGGCAAAAAGAAATTGGCATACGGAAGGTAGTTGGTGCCAATGTATCGACCATTGCCCTTTTACTGACCAAAGATTTCTTAAAACTCGTAGGCATTGCTTTTATCATTGCCACACCAATTGCTTGGTACGCTACGTCACAATGGCTTCAAGATTATGTGTACCGCATTAACTTGACTATTTGGATTTTCTTAGCAGCAGGTGCCATAGCCTTGATAATTGCTATGTTGACCATAAGTTTCCGAACGATACAGGCTGCTTTAAAAAACCCGGTTGAGAGTTTGAAAACAGAGTAA
- a CDS encoding head GIN domain-containing protein, with protein MTRLILYVTTLTLLFIETVFAQDVKTVTHFHKVIISPHIQVTLVEGIEETVNIESNKVNDDKLNIEVNGNTLRIYLEDAKEVTKSETVYENGVKMKRPIYKGTIVTAIITYKMLNDISVRGEETLVCKSILKGDDFDLKIYGESQVYLNDVNLKQLHTTIYGESILEIKSGTIQSQKYTAYGESKVNAMAIANEETKITAYGEAEFKINASEKIKITSYGEASLEYKGDAKINKGLNIGGVKISKM; from the coding sequence ATGACACGATTAATTCTATATGTAACAACGCTCACCTTATTATTTATTGAAACCGTTTTTGCTCAAGATGTAAAAACGGTGACTCATTTTCATAAAGTGATTATAAGCCCTCACATACAAGTTACCTTGGTTGAAGGGATCGAAGAAACTGTAAACATTGAAAGCAATAAGGTAAACGATGATAAACTCAATATTGAAGTGAATGGCAATACCCTTCGTATCTATCTGGAAGATGCTAAAGAGGTTACCAAGAGCGAAACCGTTTACGAGAATGGAGTAAAAATGAAGCGTCCCATATACAAGGGAACCATCGTAACCGCTATTATTACCTATAAAATGTTGAACGATATTTCAGTTCGGGGAGAAGAAACCCTTGTTTGCAAAAGTATTTTAAAAGGAGATGATTTTGATTTAAAAATTTATGGGGAATCCCAAGTATATCTAAACGATGTGAATCTAAAACAACTGCACACAACTATTTATGGAGAAAGTATACTAGAGATTAAATCCGGAACCATTCAAAGTCAAAAATATACCGCTTACGGTGAAAGTAAAGTAAATGCCATGGCTATAGCAAACGAAGAAACCAAAATCACAGCATACGGCGAAGCGGAATTTAAAATTAATGCTTCGGAAAAAATTAAGATCACATCCTATGGCGAAGCCTCCCTTGAATATAAGGGAGATGCCAAAATAAATAAGGGCTTGAATATAGGTGGTGTAAAAATTAGTAAAATGTAA